GCATTGAAGAACTGACTGGTGCTACTGGCAAGGCAGACAGGTCTGATGAAGTTGTTGAAAGTGACCTGGCTGCCTAGCCTCATCAATGCGATGTCGTTGTTGTACAGCGTGTTGTTATAGTTTGGATGGACGATGATCTCAGACACACTGCGTGAAACCTCGTTAGCATTTGGGCCGGCCTGAGTCTCTCTTCCAAGGTAGAGGGTCCAGTCACTCAGTCTCCTTCTGTTTAGAGAAACCACTCAGGAAATTAAAAATAGGAGAAGCACGGTCATAGTCTCATGATTGGACATGTACGTCCTGATATGTTTATTTGATGGGTTTTCTTTCATAGCAGTTTTTGGTCTATCTCTGCAAACCAACTGATCTTGCTTCCTTTCTTGATCTGCACTCTAAAAAGAGACTGCAGCTCCAACTTAAATGAATAGAAGCAAGTCATTTAAGTTGTGAGTGGCATTCTCTTTTTACAGTGTGCACCCAAATGCCTGAAGTCCCAGAAGTTTTAAGATTTAAACTATGGGGGTCCAAAGTTTGACCTGGGGTTCCTTTCCAAGGACTTTTGCACAATTTTAGATAcagactaaaattatttttgccAGCTCAGGCTGTTGATGCAAATTGACATTTGGAAAATGTTAAGATTAaagtttttaatgatgaaagCCCTTTCAAAAAGAGCAATTTATAACAAACTTAAGGTGCAGCACAGTATTCATATCTTAtctgccatgtttttgttttcagtttaataGTAAATAGGAGCACAAACATGAAGTAACTTTTACTGTGGGacccttttttgtttcagatctACAGTGATTATTGATTCCTTTTCTATAGATATCAGACCTCTTTGGTTGTATTattaaaatgtcatgtttggTTTAGCTTTTTGGCCCTGACATAGATTTAAGTTGGAATTTTTGGCCCAAATGGCAAATCTCGTACCACAGTAATTGTTGGTGTCATGCTGCCATTTGTCTGATCTCTGGTACAATTGACAGGGAAGTACACACTTAATGAAGAGAAGTGATGGTTTCACAGTTTAACAGGAGCTAGGAGGAAGGATGTACGATAACGATCTTTTGTGCATTTAGGATTTAGCGTTGAATGTTACTTTAAACCAGAGATGTTGAATTTGGACTTTTTCTCAAAGATACTGACAGAGTCCGAAGAGTTCAAGCAGAAGCTGAACTTTGCCGTGACGCAGCATGAAAGAGAGTACGTAGAAAGTGATAAGAGTCAGGAACTGCTCAGGATTTGCATCTCGACTAAGTAATTGAACATAGTTGTCAATCAAAAAATGCAgaaggggcaaaaaaaaagatgcccCCATAGAATCCGCTGTTTAGTTGTTTGCAAGAAGTTGTTTGAtcttttgattaaaaataaagcagatcCAAATTCCAACCGGACATTTAAAAATAGACACAAAACACCCGTGATGGTATAGTCATTGTCGATTTAAGACACCATTTCTGCTCAAGCTTTCCCTGGCTGAAGTATTGAGATGTATTTATCGGACagcataggattaattccacttttatgctgatgacactcagctatatttatccataaatcctgatgaatccaatcaattacttcgattATAGGCatatcttgatgacatcaaaacctggatcaCTTtacatttcctgcttttaaattctgacaagacaaaacttgtaatctttggaccagagtcctcaaaaaataaacttcttaatcaatcactttatctggatggcattaacttggcctctggtaataaagtaaaatatcttggtgttatttttgaccaagacatgtcatttaaattcaatattaaacaggtttccagggtttccttttttcacctcaggaatatcgccaaaattagaaacattctgtccaggagtgatgctgaaaaactagtccatgcatttgttacttcaaggctggactattgtaattctttactatcaggaagtccacaaaatgcagttcaaagtcttcagctgaaccaaaatgctgcagcaagagttctgatgaaaatcaacaagagggatcatatttctccaattttagcttcccttcattggcttcctgttaaatcaagaatagaacttaaaatcaagaatagaacttaaaatcagagctctgattaccccgtatgttcctaacagagcacttcgctctcagactgcaggtctgctggtggttcctagagtctctaaaagtagaatgggaggcagatcctttagctatcaggctcctctcctgtggaaccaactcccagttttggtccgtgaggcagacaccctgtctacttttaagactaggcctaaacctttcctttttgataaagtttatagttagagtggcttaggttaccctgagtttgttgttattttaacttttatcttTTGTTCTGTCGTTTTTCTCTtgatagaaggtacacctggtctggcgttctgtttgcTGTGACACATTATCCAGGGGaagcagatcatcctctattaccatctaacgtaGAAAGTACTCCCGgttcaatgtgagcttctgtgctttctgtgtctctgctctgtcttctctaagccccagtgggtcgaggcagatgagcgttcacactgagcctggttctggttctgctggaggttctcctccctgttaaaggggagttttcctctccactgtcgcttcatgcatgctcagtatgagggattgctgcaaagccatcaacaatgcagacgactgtccactgtggctctacgctctttcaggaggagtgaatgctgcttggagagacttgatgcaacctgctgggtttccttagagaggaaactttctgaccaacctggaggatctgatggaatttgactttggaaagagcatTGATATGGCGTGTTATGAATTTAATGTATCTTCAGTGTTTGGCTTGTAAAGCACAATATTTCTTCTTGATGCTAACAATTTTTTAAAGGATCATAATTCTGGGATTTCTGTGCACATTTTGCACCGACAATACATTTGTCCCTGGCAGACAGGGTCAGTTTCCTCTTCAAAATGATATGATGGTTGGATATTCCCTTgatgtttaaactgtttttgcttCTGTGAAGCATTTTGTGATGTCAatgtctgtgaaaggtgctatagaAATACAATTTTACTTACCTACTTAATTTGAGTAAAGTTCCATCAAAGGGTTCTTACCCCAATAAagagttcttctgtttttgttttttaaaacaccaaaatatgaATTTTATATATGAAGGGGGATGAGCTATCCAAGAGCTATTGCGTTTGTGGAAGAATTTTGTCCCACTTTGCAGAATTGCTTCAGTGTGATTATGAATCAATTATGGGTCTTTGAGCAAAAATTACTTGTTCAATCCCTTTTAAGTTAAATTGACTCTAACNNNNNNNNNNNNNNNNNNNNNNNNNNNNNNNNNNNNNNNNNNNNNNNNNNNNNNNNNNNNNNNNNNNNNNNNNNNNNNNNNNNNNNNNNNNNNNNNNNNNNNNNNNNNNNNNNNNNNNNNNNNNNNNNNNNNNNNNNNNNNNNNNNNNNNNNNNNNNNNNNNNNNNNNNNNNNNNNNNNNNNNNNNNNNNNNNNNNNNNNNNNNNNNNNNNNNNNNNNNNNNNNNNNNNNNNNNNNNNNNNNNNNNNNNNNNNNNNNNNNNNNNNNNNNNNNNNNNNNNNNNNNNNNNNNNNNNNNNNNNNNNNNNNNNNNNNNNNNNNNNNNNNNNNNNNNNNNNNNNNNNNNNNNNNNNNNNNNNNNNNNNNNNNNNNNNNNNNNNNNNNNNNNNNNNNNNNNNNNNNNNNNNNNNNNNNNNNNNNNNNNNNNNNNNNNNNNNNNNNNNNNNNNNNNNNNNNNNNNNNNNNNNNNNNNNNNNNNNNNNNNNNNNNNNNNNNNNNNNGAGACGAACAATCAGGCTCCACTCAGGGCACCTCAGATGACTGAGACAGAGATAACAACAGACACAGGAACAGCTGATGATGGCCTTCCCGTGATCTCTGcggaggaaacaaaacaagagcCGCAACCAGCTGAGATATGCTCAGAAGGTCCGGCTGGAGAACATCAGGATGTGATTGATGAGGAAATCCTTGATTTGTGGATAGAGACGGCAATGTCAAAGGACGCTGATAGGATTACAGAAGAAGACCTGTCTGAGCGAGCGCTACAAAAGGACCCGTCTGATGAGGAATTGGGCAAAACGTCGTCAGAGAAGAAGGAAGAGGAAGTAATGGAGGCAAATTCAGAAGAACCTGAATCGGCACCTGGGACAGGAACGTCTTTGACAACTCTGGAGTCTGGATTTTTGGATCAATCTTTCAGTGAGACTCGGCTAAAGAATGCCAACGTAAATGACATGCTGACTGCTGCGACAAATTCAGAAGACTCTGAATCTGCTTTGGTCGAGGAAATGATTGAAACTGTTCAGTCTTTCCAGAGAGAAGAGGGAGAGTCCAGTGAGATCAGATCCTGGCCGGATTCAGGGGTTTTATCACCAGAAGCAAGACGTCCAAATGAGGAATGGGGTACATCCCAAGAAAAGCAGGAAGAAACAAAACCAGAGAGGGGAGCTGAGACAGACGCAGCATGTGAGGACAATGAAGAAGCAGATGTTACGTCACAGACAATAAAAGCTGACGACGAGGTTCTCGAAGCAACCGTGTCCGATGAAATCCGCCTCCCTGAACCAGGACAGCAAACAGAGAACGTAGAGCCTTTGTCAGAGGAGGGAGCTGTTTTAAAAGCATCACCTTCTGGAGGTGAACTTCAGATTGAATCTGAGAAGCAGCAATCCTCCCTGGATGCACCAGAGCAGAGATGGTCAGAAGACCTCATCCAATCGTTTCCAACTCCACGCAGGACTGAGGTGGAAGGAGATCGAAGTGAGGTAAGGTTTCAGATCGAATCACAAGCATTACAGTTTTCTTGGAGTGCAGATCAGGTCCAGAGTGAGACGGATTTTGTCATTGCAGGTCGATGGCTCCATGCTCGATTTTGCGGTGCAAAGGTCTCGCATTGCTGTGAAAAACCCTCGTGTGAGACCACCCACAGACCCCCGCTCCTTAATTCACATGCCCTCTGTGGATCCGACTCCCTCACAGCGTGTGCCTGGTAAAGTTCCTGCCGGTGTGCCTTTAGGCGGCATGGGGATGGGGATCAAACTGCCTGGTAGGCCTGTTTTCTCTGCAGCGCATCAGTACATTTCTTCATTCATCATTTTTGAGTACTTTacttatatataaatgtttggaATCAGGTCTTGGAGGTGGTTTTCCCGTTTTAAAGAAGACACCGAGGGTCCTAAAAGACGACAATAACCAGGAAACACAATCAAAGGTATTGCATTAATCAGCACGTTGCTATTTGTTTATCCTGGGGAttgttaaatgtgatttttacgCTAAATCAAAAGGAATCTGGGGAGaaaaaggaagaggaagagaagagTGACGCTGGCAAGAAGGATGAAGCACCACAGAGACCTAAATGGATGCCCCCGGGACAACCAGGGTAAAGCTGAAGCGACAAAATGCTCCAACAAAATCCTAAAGTTGGTTATTTTCAGCAAACTCAAAACATCAGGAACATTTCTTattgtctgttttctgtttatgtcTCCACAGATTTGGAAATCCACTTATGTCTGAACTCAGGAccaagctgaagaaaactccca
Above is a genomic segment from Fundulus heteroclitus isolate FHET01 chromosome 10, MU-UCD_Fhet_4.1, whole genome shotgun sequence containing:
- the si:ch211-136m16.8 gene encoding uncharacterized protein si:ch211-136m16.8 (The sequence of the model RefSeq protein was modified relative to this genomic sequence to represent the inferred CDS: added 1392 bases not found in genome assembly) yields the protein MKKKKDPNVAASYQTMDEESEKDKSRGPIKDVGGEENASTQSLTSNEEDVQNSEPDTTGFTSEEEVLLATMMQTATEKDVTGEEISADVDSEMAEEEGLSGEVTDKESCVERVCTTAPVAVKGEGESAQEINRRFNNIPPGLIEGQPALSHELDSEACEETPEAVPEHNNELESDENTTQRFLEGGNVEEIQTIHLPEEVEVFKSSDARGGECLPTGQDDSENGLDLVAEEXXXXXXXXXXXXXXXXXXXXXXXXXXXXXXXXXXXXXXXXXXXXKSDDINLESQHSSKEEKAELLDTSMKTEIQQLDEDLETYSADETDLQDDDQRVELEMTGLSEEAADDGCERRDVLAADEGVDFAGETPESLSGEEEKMTETSLGAEIVRSFSLQDDRGNLKRSVELKPKSFDESDVELLQTGFDSKERGCPDEGEPDHDIVNFTEITALQLEGAAADLITGQSELSQHLETNNQAPLRAPQMTETEITTDTGTADDGLPVISAEETKQEPQPAEICSEGPAGEHQDVIDEEILDLWIETAMSKDADRITEEDLSERALQKDPSDEELGKTSSEKKEEEVMEANSEEPESAPGTGTSLTTLESGFLDQSFSETRLKNANVNDMLTAATNSEDSESALVEEMIETVQSFQREEGESSEIRSWPDSGVLSPEARRPNEEWGTSQEKQEETKPERGAETDAACEDNEEADVTSQTIKADDEVLEATVSDEIRLPEPGQQTENVEPLSEEGAVLKASPSGGELQIESEKQQSSLDAPEQRWSEDLIQSFPTPRRTEVEGDRSEVDGSMLDFAVQRSRIAVKNPRVRPPTDPRSLIHMPSVDPTPSQRVPGKVPAGVPLGGMGMGIKLPGLGGGFPVLKKTPRVLKDDNNQETQSKESGEKKEEEEKSDAGKKDEAPQRPKWMPPGQPGFGNPLMSELRTKLKKTPKE